The Janthinobacterium lividum genome has a window encoding:
- a CDS encoding DUF1854 domain-containing protein, which yields MASTTFTLSRDTFGKLVMTDADGQVFEGVAPVRAFPIQSPDEGISLVLGNGKEVAWIDRLDALAEPARSLLQEELEGREFMPEIARVKSVSSFATPCTWHVDTDRGETQFVLKGEEDIRRIGATSLLIADNHGIHFLIRDMFNIDKTTRKILDRFL from the coding sequence ATGGCCAGTACAACTTTTACATTAAGCCGCGACACCTTCGGCAAGCTGGTGATGACGGACGCGGACGGCCAGGTCTTTGAAGGCGTGGCGCCCGTGCGCGCCTTCCCCATCCAGTCGCCCGACGAAGGTATTTCTCTGGTGCTGGGCAATGGCAAGGAAGTGGCGTGGATCGACCGCCTCGACGCCCTGGCGGAACCGGCGCGCAGCCTGCTGCAGGAAGAGCTGGAAGGGCGCGAATTCATGCCCGAGATTGCGCGCGTGAAAAGCGTCAGCAGCTTCGCCACGCCATGCACCTGGCATGTCGATACGGACCGGGGCGAGACGCAATTCGTGCTGAAAGGCGAGGAAGACATCCGCCGCATCGGCGCCACGTCACTGCTGATCGCCGACAACCACGGCATTCATTTCTTGATCCGCGATATGTTCAATATCGACAAGACGACGCGGAAAATTTTGGATCGCTTCCTGTAA
- a CDS encoding ABC transporter ATP-binding protein has protein sequence MTTELSVPATTIPLTSLPEHWLAEVESNLSPGENVLSSVEVDLDARLRFTKGIIVVTEKRLLARSPGDTVWKSWSFRPGLRLTHHDHAGVGHLELFDDHGRLASWRFTLGQNLHAIRVLEQFVERLDSHLTGQPVLEAEQEVCPSCKAPLEPEQEECPICAKVLYTPPSTWTLFRLWRFAHPYRGQLALGFMLMLLSTAAHMIPPYLTAPLMDNVLIPYQNGKHIDPWLVVYYMSGLLGSALLAWLLGWGKTYVLALVSERMGADLRSATYEHLMKLSLEFFGGKRTGDLMARIGSGSDRICVFLSLHLLDFASDVLMIIMTGVILWSMNPWLAIMTLAPLPFIAWMIHLVRDRLRTGFEKIDRVWSEVTNVLADTIPGIRVVKAFAQEKREAARFRDANAHNLAVNDKLNKVWSLFSPTVSFLTEMGLLVIWCFGIWQLSRGEITVGVLTAFIAYSTRFYGRLDSMSRIVSVTQKSASAAKRIFDILDHVSSVPEPAQPVKLDKIEGRIDLREVGFRYGNRAVNRGITLNIKAGEMIGLVGHSGSGKSTLVNLICRFYDVSEGAILLDGVDIRSFAVSDYRRNIGLVLQEPFLFFGTIAENIAYGKPHATRQEIIAAARAAHAHEFILRLPQGYDSMVGERGQGLSGGERQRISIARALLIDPRILIMDEATSSVDSETEKEIQKALDNLVQGRTTIAIAHRLSTLHRADRLVVLDRGQVVEVGSHDELMAKEGAYFRLYEAQARNNELALDDKE, from the coding sequence ATGACAACTGAACTGAGTGTTCCTGCAACAACTATTCCCCTCACTTCGCTGCCGGAACACTGGCTGGCGGAAGTGGAGAGCAACCTTTCTCCAGGGGAGAACGTTTTAAGTAGCGTTGAGGTTGACCTCGATGCGCGATTACGTTTCACAAAAGGCATAATTGTTGTCACCGAGAAGCGTTTGCTGGCCCGTTCGCCGGGCGATACCGTCTGGAAAAGCTGGTCTTTCCGCCCTGGACTGCGCCTGACGCACCATGACCACGCCGGTGTCGGCCACCTGGAACTGTTCGACGACCATGGCCGCCTGGCCTCGTGGCGCTTTACCCTGGGACAGAACCTGCACGCCATCCGCGTGCTGGAACAGTTCGTCGAGCGCCTCGACAGCCACCTGACGGGTCAGCCCGTGCTGGAAGCGGAGCAGGAAGTGTGTCCCAGCTGCAAGGCGCCGCTGGAACCCGAGCAGGAAGAATGTCCGATCTGCGCCAAGGTCCTGTACACGCCGCCATCGACCTGGACCCTGTTCCGCCTGTGGCGCTTTGCCCATCCCTACCGTGGCCAGCTGGCGCTGGGCTTCATGCTGATGCTGCTAAGTACGGCTGCGCACATGATTCCGCCCTACCTGACGGCGCCGCTGATGGACAATGTGCTGATTCCGTATCAGAACGGCAAGCATATCGATCCATGGCTGGTGGTGTACTACATGAGCGGCTTGCTCGGCTCGGCCTTGCTGGCCTGGCTGCTGGGCTGGGGCAAGACCTATGTGCTGGCCCTGGTGTCCGAACGCATGGGCGCCGATTTGCGCTCGGCCACGTATGAACACCTGATGAAACTGTCGCTGGAATTCTTTGGCGGCAAGCGCACGGGCGACCTGATGGCGCGCATCGGCAGCGGCAGCGACCGCATCTGCGTCTTCCTGTCGCTGCATTTGCTCGATTTCGCTTCCGACGTGCTGATGATCATCATGACGGGCGTGATCCTGTGGTCGATGAATCCATGGCTGGCCATCATGACCCTGGCGCCGCTGCCCTTCATCGCCTGGATGATCCACCTGGTGCGCGACCGTTTGCGCACGGGCTTTGAAAAGATCGACCGCGTGTGGAGCGAAGTGACCAACGTGCTGGCCGATACGATTCCCGGCATCCGCGTGGTGAAGGCGTTTGCGCAGGAAAAACGCGAAGCGGCCCGCTTCCGCGACGCCAACGCGCACAACCTGGCCGTCAACGACAAGTTGAACAAGGTCTGGTCGCTGTTCTCGCCTACTGTTTCCTTCCTGACGGAGATGGGTTTGCTGGTCATCTGGTGCTTCGGCATCTGGCAACTGTCGCGCGGCGAAATCACCGTCGGCGTGCTGACCGCCTTCATCGCCTACAGCACGCGCTTCTATGGTCGCCTCGACTCGATGAGCCGTATCGTCTCAGTGACGCAGAAATCGGCTTCCGCCGCCAAGCGCATCTTCGACATCCTCGACCACGTGTCGAGCGTGCCGGAACCGGCGCAACCCGTCAAACTGGACAAAATCGAAGGCAGGATCGATTTGCGCGAAGTCGGTTTCCGCTACGGCAACCGGGCCGTCAACCGCGGCATCACGCTGAACATCAAGGCGGGCGAGATGATCGGCCTGGTGGGCCACAGCGGTTCGGGCAAGAGCACCCTGGTCAACCTGATCTGCCGTTTCTATGACGTGTCGGAAGGCGCGATTTTGCTCGACGGCGTCGACATCCGCTCGTTCGCCGTGTCCGACTATCGCCGCAATATCGGCCTGGTGCTGCAGGAACCGTTCCTGTTCTTCGGCACCATCGCGGAAAATATCGCTTACGGCAAGCCGCACGCGACACGCCAGGAGATTATCGCCGCCGCGCGCGCCGCGCATGCGCACGAATTCATCCTGCGCCTGCCGCAAGGCTACGATTCGATGGTGGGCGAGCGTGGCCAGGGCCTGTCCGGCGGTGAACGCCAGCGCATCTCGATTGCCCGCGCCCTGTTGATCGACCCGCGCATCCTGATCATGGATGAAGCGACATCGTCGGTCGACTCGGAAACGGAAAAAGAAATCCAGAAGGCGCTGGACAACCTGGTGCAGGGCCGCACGACGATCGCCATCGCGCACAGGCTGTCGACCTTGCACCGGGCCGACCGTCTGGTGGTGCTGGACCGCGGCCAAGTCGTCGAAGTGGGCAGTCACGATGAACTGATGGCGAAAGAGGGCGCCTATTTCCGCCTCTACGAAGCACAGGCGCGCAACAACGAACTCGCCCTGGATGACAAGGAATAA
- the cphA gene encoding cyanophycin synthetase, translated as MIKKKNIEFSRVTHLRGPNIWTYRPVIEAWVDIGELEDYPSNTLPGLYERLVAWLPGMIEHRCGVGERGGFFERLREGTWSAHILEHVVLELQNLAGMRTGFGQTRSTSQRGVYKMAFRTREEHVGRAALAAARELLMAAINDEAYDLEAALAPLRDMVDSRCLGPSTASIVDAATERRIPSLRLNDGNLVQLGHGAAQRRIWTAETDRTSAIAEGIASDKDLTKFLLKSCGVRVPEGSLVRSAEAAWEEAQDIGVPVVVKPYDGNHGRGVSLNLMTEADVKAAYELAARKGDSSAVLVESFITGDEHRLLVVGNKLIAAAKGESLWVDGDGVSTVLELVNAQINTDPRRGEGEDFPLGTVKPHESGEIVLELQRQGMTALSVPQAGQKVLIQPNGNVAIDVTDDVHPSVVHAALLAARVVGLDIAGIDLVTTDITRPLEEQRGAIIEVNASPGLLAHIKPGVGQPRPVGAAIVDHLFAPEETGRIPLIGVTGTRGASLIVRMLCKLLNLSGLHTGAVCSEGMYLDQRRVVSNDCVNWDAGQRLLLNRTVQTALFESNPRMILAEGLAYDKCQIGIVTDMGSLDSVKDFDVLDEAGLYKAVRSQVDVVVPTGVAVLNAANAHVLELAELCDGSVTLYAQDGSLAAIAAQLAAGQRAVFVRGNHIVLAEGGIETVLLCLDLLKPATAGNVDSVLAVAAAAWALNLPVDLICAGLRTFDAAPGCIGN; from the coding sequence ATGATCAAGAAGAAGAACATCGAATTTTCCCGCGTCACCCACTTGCGCGGCCCCAACATCTGGACTTATCGCCCGGTGATTGAAGCCTGGGTCGACATCGGCGAACTGGAAGATTACCCATCCAATACCCTGCCCGGACTGTACGAGCGCCTGGTGGCGTGGCTGCCCGGCATGATCGAGCACCGCTGCGGCGTGGGCGAACGGGGCGGCTTTTTCGAGCGCCTGCGCGAAGGCACGTGGTCGGCCCACATCCTCGAGCACGTGGTACTGGAACTGCAAAACCTGGCAGGCATGCGCACGGGCTTCGGCCAGACGCGCTCGACCAGCCAGCGCGGCGTCTACAAGATGGCCTTCCGTACGCGTGAAGAGCACGTTGGCCGCGCCGCCCTGGCCGCCGCGCGCGAACTGCTGATGGCTGCCATCAACGATGAAGCCTACGATCTGGAAGCGGCCTTGGCGCCCCTGCGCGACATGGTCGATTCGCGCTGCCTGGGCCCGAGCACGGCCAGCATCGTCGATGCGGCCACCGAGCGCCGCATCCCTTCGCTGCGCCTGAATGACGGCAATTTGGTGCAGCTGGGCCACGGCGCCGCGCAGCGCCGCATCTGGACGGCCGAAACGGACCGCACCAGCGCGATTGCCGAAGGCATCGCCAGCGACAAGGACCTGACCAAATTCCTGCTCAAATCGTGCGGCGTGCGCGTCCCTGAAGGCAGCCTGGTGCGCAGCGCCGAGGCAGCCTGGGAAGAAGCGCAAGACATCGGCGTGCCCGTCGTCGTCAAACCGTATGACGGCAACCATGGCCGCGGCGTGTCGCTGAACCTGATGACGGAAGCCGACGTGAAAGCGGCCTACGAACTGGCCGCGCGCAAGGGCGACAGCTCGGCCGTGCTGGTGGAAAGCTTCATCACGGGCGACGAACACCGCTTGCTCGTGGTCGGCAACAAGCTGATCGCGGCCGCCAAGGGCGAATCGTTGTGGGTCGACGGCGACGGCGTCTCCACCGTGCTGGAACTGGTGAACGCGCAGATCAATACCGACCCGCGCCGCGGCGAAGGCGAAGACTTCCCGCTGGGTACCGTCAAGCCGCATGAATCGGGTGAAATCGTGCTGGAACTGCAGCGCCAGGGCATGACCGCCCTGTCCGTGCCGCAGGCCGGCCAGAAAGTGCTGATCCAGCCGAACGGCAACGTGGCCATCGACGTCACGGACGACGTGCATCCGTCCGTCGTGCATGCGGCCCTGCTGGCCGCGCGCGTGGTAGGCCTGGATATCGCCGGCATCGACCTGGTCACCACCGACATCACGCGTCCGCTGGAAGAGCAGCGCGGCGCCATCATCGAAGTCAATGCCAGCCCCGGCCTGCTGGCGCACATCAAGCCGGGCGTGGGCCAGCCCCGCCCTGTCGGCGCGGCCATCGTCGACCACCTGTTCGCCCCCGAGGAAACGGGCCGCATTCCGTTGATCGGCGTGACGGGCACGCGCGGCGCCAGCCTGATCGTGCGCATGCTGTGCAAACTGCTCAACCTGTCGGGCCTGCATACGGGCGCCGTCTGCAGCGAAGGCATGTACCTGGACCAGCGCCGCGTCGTCAGCAACGATTGCGTGAACTGGGACGCGGGCCAGCGCCTGCTGCTCAACCGCACCGTGCAGACGGCCCTGTTCGAGAGCAATCCGCGCATGATCCTGGCCGAAGGCCTGGCCTACGACAAGTGCCAGATCGGCATCGTCACGGACATGGGCAGCCTCGATAGCGTCAAGGATTTCGACGTGCTGGATGAAGCGGGCCTGTACAAGGCTGTGCGCAGCCAGGTCGACGTGGTGGTACCAACGGGCGTGGCCGTGCTGAACGCTGCCAACGCCCACGTGCTGGAACTGGCCGAGCTGTGCGACGGTAGCGTGACCCTGTATGCGCAGGATGGCAGCCTGGCCGCCATCGCGGCGCAACTGGCCGCCGGCCAGCGCGCCGTGTTCGTACGCGGCAACCACATCGTGCTGGCCGAAGGCGGCATCGAAACGGTCTTGCTGTGCCTGGACCTGCTGAAACCGGCCACGGCCGGCAATGTCGACAGCGTGCTGGCAGTCGCCGCCGCCGCCTGGGCCCTGAACCTGCCCGTCGACCTTATCTGCGCCGGCCTGCGCACCTTCGACGCGGCCCCTGGCTGCATCGGCAACTAA
- a CDS encoding TetR/AcrR family transcriptional regulator, protein MVRLAKFNENNFIDSAIAVAAQCGVGAVSMAAIAVKAGAPIGSVYHRFDSRNAILARAWLRVKSDFREEVASRWLGGDTWAGVHGLLDWCRRKPVYARFLLQCADSPDFSSGLSEELLAAVEEEQAALDACFVRCAEAMPATTELDLDHMLLKFVLIDAPVAVVKPYLTQERPIPASVDAMLRASHDAVRGWALHTTSH, encoded by the coding sequence ATGGTCAGACTCGCAAAATTCAACGAAAACAACTTCATCGACAGCGCGATCGCCGTCGCCGCCCAGTGCGGCGTGGGCGCCGTCTCGATGGCCGCCATCGCCGTCAAGGCCGGTGCGCCCATCGGCTCCGTGTATCACCGCTTCGATTCGCGCAACGCCATCCTGGCGCGCGCCTGGCTGCGCGTGAAGAGCGACTTCCGCGAGGAAGTGGCCAGCCGCTGGCTCGGCGGCGATACCTGGGCCGGCGTGCACGGCTTGCTGGACTGGTGCCGGCGCAAGCCCGTGTATGCGCGCTTCCTGCTGCAATGCGCGGACAGCCCCGATTTCAGCAGTGGCCTCAGCGAGGAATTGCTGGCCGCCGTCGAAGAGGAACAGGCGGCGCTCGACGCCTGCTTTGTCCGCTGCGCCGAAGCCATGCCCGCCACCACGGAGCTGGACCTGGACCACATGCTGCTCAAGTTCGTGCTGATCGACGCGCCCGTGGCCGTCGTCAAGCCTTACCTGACCCAGGAGCGGCCGATACCGGCCAGTGTCGACGCCATGCTGCGCGCCTCGCACGACGCCGTGCGGGGCTGGGCCTTACACACCACATCACACTAA
- the map gene encoding type I methionyl aminopeptidase: MRYSTQLEHGKKIPLHDEEGFIGMRAAGRIAADTLDYITPFVKPGVSTAKLDALCEEFMRAAGAIPGTIDYHGYKHASCISVNHVVTHGIPSETKILKVGDILNIDVTPKFQGWFGDTSRTFKVGAVSILANRLVNTAYEAMMAGIHTVRPGATLGDVGAAIEAVAKAQGFSSVRDFCGHGVGQVFHDTPQVLHYGRAGTGIVLEPGMIFTIEPMLNVGSYQVKVLPDKWTTVTKDRSLSAQFEHSLAVTETGFEIFTLTGLTDPLV, translated from the coding sequence ATGCGCTATTCCACCCAGCTTGAACACGGCAAGAAAATCCCCCTGCACGATGAAGAAGGTTTTATCGGCATGCGCGCGGCCGGCCGCATTGCCGCCGACACGCTCGATTACATCACGCCTTTCGTGAAACCGGGCGTCTCGACGGCCAAGCTCGACGCCCTGTGCGAAGAATTCATGCGCGCCGCCGGCGCCATCCCCGGCACCATCGACTACCACGGTTACAAGCACGCCAGCTGCATCTCCGTAAATCACGTGGTCACGCACGGCATCCCGTCCGAGACCAAGATCCTGAAAGTGGGCGACATCCTGAACATCGACGTGACGCCGAAGTTCCAGGGCTGGTTTGGCGACACCAGCCGCACCTTCAAGGTGGGCGCCGTCTCCATCCTCGCCAACCGCCTCGTCAACACGGCGTATGAAGCGATGATGGCCGGCATCCACACCGTGCGTCCGGGCGCCACCCTGGGCGACGTGGGCGCCGCCATCGAAGCGGTGGCCAAGGCGCAGGGCTTTTCCTCCGTGCGCGATTTCTGCGGCCATGGCGTGGGTCAGGTCTTCCACGACACGCCGCAAGTGCTGCACTATGGCCGCGCCGGCACGGGCATCGTGCTCGAACCGGGCATGATCTTTACCATCGAGCCGATGCTCAACGTGGGCAGCTACCAGGTCAAGGTCTTGCCGGACAAATGGACGACGGTGACGAAAGACCGTTCGCTGTCGGCGCAGTTCGAGCACTCGCTGGCCGTGACGGAAACGGGCTTTGAAATCTTCACCCTGACCGGTTTGACCGACCCGCTGGTGTAA
- a CDS encoding AMP nucleosidase — MLTPPFIASSRFDDPRLALEQVQAIYRSSIEHLRDALQRFVAGEDMHERVRACYPFVRIQTDTVARADSPLAYGFVAGPGVFETTLTRPDLFGDYYLDQFTLLLKNHNSGQKVHLEVGVSAQPIPVHFSFAEHDHIEGNMDAGRRLAMRDLFDLPDLSAMDDGIANGTHEPAHGEAQPLALFTGPRVDYSLQRLRHYSGTSPQHFQNFVLFTNYQFYIDEFIRLGHAMMDRAPDAAAPSDDDGYIAFVEPGNVVTRRVGQTVESEDALGAAPPRLPQMPAYHLLRADGSGITMVNIGVGPANAKTITDHIAVLRPHAWLMLGHCAGLRTTQSLGDYVLAHAYVREDHVLDEDLPLWVPIPPLAEIQQALQTAVAEITQLTGHDLKHIMRTGTVASTDNRNWELLPQRTPERRFSQSRAIALDMESATIAANGFRFRVPYGTLLCVSDKPLHGEIKLPGMANHFYRERVDQHLRIGIRAVELLRRQGVDRLHSRKLRSFAEVAFQ, encoded by the coding sequence TTGCTTACGCCCCCTTTCATCGCCTCCTCCCGCTTCGACGATCCACGCCTGGCGTTGGAACAAGTGCAAGCCATTTACCGCAGCAGCATCGAACACTTGCGCGATGCGCTGCAGCGCTTTGTCGCCGGCGAAGACATGCACGAACGTGTGCGCGCCTGCTACCCCTTCGTGCGCATCCAGACAGACACCGTGGCGCGCGCCGACTCGCCGCTGGCTTACGGCTTTGTCGCCGGTCCCGGCGTGTTTGAAACCACCCTGACGCGCCCCGACCTGTTCGGCGACTATTACCTCGACCAGTTCACCCTGCTGCTGAAAAACCATAACAGCGGCCAGAAGGTACACCTGGAAGTGGGCGTGAGCGCCCAGCCGATCCCCGTGCATTTCTCGTTCGCCGAGCATGACCATATCGAAGGCAATATGGATGCGGGCCGCCGCTTGGCCATGCGCGACCTGTTCGACCTGCCCGACCTGTCGGCCATGGACGACGGCATCGCCAACGGCACGCACGAACCGGCGCATGGCGAAGCGCAGCCGCTGGCCCTGTTCACGGGCCCGCGCGTCGATTACTCGCTGCAGCGCCTGCGCCACTACAGCGGCACCTCGCCGCAGCATTTCCAGAACTTCGTCCTGTTCACCAACTACCAGTTCTACATCGACGAATTCATCCGCCTGGGCCACGCCATGATGGACCGCGCGCCCGATGCGGCCGCACCCTCGGACGACGACGGCTACATCGCCTTTGTCGAACCGGGCAACGTGGTCACGCGCCGGGTCGGCCAGACGGTCGAAAGCGAAGATGCGCTGGGCGCCGCGCCGCCGCGCTTGCCGCAGATGCCCGCCTACCACCTGCTGCGCGCGGATGGTAGCGGCATCACCATGGTCAATATCGGCGTCGGTCCCGCCAACGCGAAAACCATCACCGACCATATCGCCGTGCTGCGCCCGCACGCCTGGCTGATGCTGGGCCATTGCGCCGGCTTGCGCACCACCCAAAGCCTGGGCGACTACGTGCTGGCGCATGCGTATGTGCGCGAAGACCACGTGCTCGACGAAGACTTGCCGCTGTGGGTGCCGATCCCGCCGCTGGCGGAAATCCAGCAGGCGCTGCAAACGGCGGTGGCGGAAATCACCCAGCTGACGGGGCATGACTTGAAACACATCATGCGCACGGGGACGGTGGCCAGCACGGACAACCGCAACTGGGAACTGCTGCCGCAACGCACGCCGGAGCGCCGTTTCAGCCAGAGCCGCGCCATCGCGCTGGACATGGAAAGCGCGACGATCGCCGCCAACGGCTTCCGCTTCCGCGTCCCGTACGGCACCCTGCTGTGCGTCAGCGACAAGCCGCTGCACGGCGAAATCAAGCTGCCCGGCATGGCCAACCACTTCTACCGCGAACGGGTCGACCAGCACCTGCGCATCGGCATCCGCGCCGTGGAATTGCTGCGCCGTCAGGGCGTGGACCGGCTGCATAGCCGAAAATTGCGCAGCTTTGCGGAAGTGGCATTTCAGTAA
- the cphA gene encoding cyanophycin synthetase, which produces MEVSRVRALRGPNLWSHDTAVEAIVSCTTQELDIAQLPGFEARLRARFPQLSPLQPLGNYNAAPMAQVLELAALGLQAQAGCPVTFSRTTSTLETGIFQVVVEYSEEAVGRLALELAQQLCRAALDDAPFDLAGALHQLQELDEDVRLGPSTGAIVNAAVARNIPFRRLTEGSLVTFGWGSKQRKIQAAEMDGTSAIAEAIAQDKELTKKLLDSAGVPVPRGRVAIDADDAWAAACEIGLPVVVKPKDGNQGKGVTVNVTTREQLTAGFLAAQEFRDDILVERYLPGHDFRLLVIGNKMVAAARRDPPQVVGDGQHTVRELVDQVNLDPRRGSGHATSLTKIRFDDIALASLAKQGYVAESVPPVGQRVILRNNANLSTGGSATDVTVDVHPEVAARAVAAAHMVGLDICGVDVVSESILKPLEEQNAGIVEVNAAPGLRMHLAPSFGKPRPVGEAIIAAMFAEGDDGRIPVVAVTGTNGKTTTVRLIAHLLTTSGLRTGMTNTDGVYIEGRQIDSGDCSGPRSARNVLLHPDVDAAVFETARGGMLREGLAFDRCQVAVVTNIGAGDHLGLNYITTVEDLAVLKRVIVQNVADSGVAVLNATDPAVARMAKNCSGTVTFFAADKTHPVMATHRAQGNRVVYVEDGKLVAAQGKDRHEIALSQVPITRNGAIGFQVDNVMASLAAAWAVGLDWKTIALGLKTFANEADNAPGRFNVFDYKGATLIADYGHNPDAILALVQAVESMPAKRRSVVISGAGDRRDEDIRQQTEILGAAFDDVLLYQDQCQRGRADGEVVALLRQGLNGAKRTSHIDEINGEFVAIDKALARLNEGDLCLILIDQVEEALAHIAKRVAEA; this is translated from the coding sequence ATGGAAGTATCTCGCGTACGGGCCTTGCGTGGCCCTAACCTCTGGAGCCACGACACCGCCGTGGAAGCCATTGTTTCCTGCACTACGCAGGAACTCGACATCGCCCAGCTGCCCGGCTTCGAAGCCCGCCTGCGCGCGCGCTTTCCGCAACTGAGCCCGCTGCAACCGCTGGGCAACTACAACGCCGCGCCAATGGCGCAGGTGCTGGAACTGGCGGCGCTGGGCCTGCAGGCGCAAGCCGGCTGCCCCGTCACCTTCAGCCGCACCACATCGACCCTGGAAACGGGTATCTTCCAGGTCGTCGTCGAATACTCGGAAGAAGCCGTCGGCCGCCTGGCCCTGGAACTGGCGCAGCAACTGTGCCGCGCCGCGCTCGACGATGCGCCGTTCGACCTGGCCGGCGCCCTGCACCAGTTGCAGGAACTCGATGAAGACGTGCGCCTGGGCCCCTCCACCGGCGCCATCGTCAACGCCGCCGTGGCCCGCAACATCCCGTTCCGCCGCCTGACCGAAGGCAGCCTGGTGACGTTCGGCTGGGGCAGCAAGCAGCGCAAGATCCAGGCCGCCGAAATGGACGGCACCAGCGCGATCGCCGAAGCCATCGCGCAAGACAAGGAACTGACCAAGAAGCTGCTGGACTCGGCCGGCGTGCCGGTGCCGCGAGGCCGTGTCGCCATCGACGCGGACGACGCCTGGGCCGCCGCCTGCGAGATCGGCCTGCCCGTCGTCGTCAAGCCGAAGGATGGCAACCAGGGCAAGGGCGTCACCGTCAATGTCACCACGCGCGAACAGCTGACGGCCGGCTTCCTCGCGGCGCAGGAATTCCGCGACGACATTCTCGTCGAGCGCTATCTGCCGGGCCACGATTTCCGTTTGCTCGTCATCGGCAACAAGATGGTGGCAGCCGCCCGCCGCGACCCGCCGCAAGTGGTGGGCGACGGCCAGCACACGGTGCGCGAACTGGTCGACCAGGTCAACCTCGACCCGCGCCGCGGCAGCGGCCACGCCACCTCGCTGACGAAAATCCGCTTCGACGACATCGCCTTGGCCAGCCTGGCCAAGCAGGGCTATGTGGCCGAATCCGTGCCGCCCGTGGGCCAGCGCGTGATTTTGCGCAATAACGCCAACCTGTCGACGGGCGGCTCGGCCACCGACGTCACCGTCGACGTGCACCCGGAAGTGGCGGCGCGCGCCGTCGCGGCCGCGCACATGGTAGGCCTGGACATCTGCGGCGTGGACGTCGTTTCTGAAAGCATTTTAAAACCGCTGGAAGAGCAGAACGCCGGCATCGTCGAAGTGAACGCCGCACCGGGCCTGCGCATGCACCTGGCGCCATCGTTCGGCAAGCCGCGCCCCGTGGGTGAAGCCATCATCGCCGCCATGTTCGCCGAGGGCGACGATGGCCGCATTCCCGTTGTCGCCGTTACGGGCACCAACGGCAAGACCACCACCGTGCGCCTGATCGCCCACCTGCTGACGACCTCTGGCCTGCGCACGGGCATGACGAATACCGATGGCGTGTACATCGAAGGGCGCCAGATCGACAGCGGCGACTGCAGCGGCCCGCGCAGCGCGCGCAACGTGCTGCTGCACCCTGACGTGGACGCGGCCGTGTTCGAAACGGCGCGTGGCGGCATGCTGCGCGAAGGCCTGGCTTTCGACCGCTGCCAGGTCGCCGTGGTGACGAACATCGGCGCGGGCGACCACCTGGGCCTGAACTACATCACCACCGTGGAAGACCTGGCGGTATTGAAACGCGTGATCGTGCAGAACGTGGCCGACAGCGGCGTAGCCGTCCTGAACGCCACCGACCCGGCCGTGGCCCGCATGGCCAAGAATTGCAGCGGCACGGTGACCTTCTTCGCCGCCGACAAGACGCATCCCGTGATGGCCACGCACCGCGCACAAGGCAACCGCGTGGTGTACGTGGAAGACGGCAAACTGGTCGCGGCACAGGGCAAGGACCGCCATGAAATCGCGCTGTCGCAAGTGCCGATCACGCGCAACGGCGCCATCGGCTTCCAGGTCGACAACGTCATGGCTTCGCTGGCCGCCGCCTGGGCCGTCGGCCTGGACTGGAAAACCATCGCGCTGGGCCTGAAAACCTTTGCCAATGAAGCCGACAATGCGCCGGGCCGCTTCAACGTCTTCGATTACAAGGGTGCTACCCTGATCGCCGACTATGGCCACAATCCGGACGCCATCCTGGCGCTGGTGCAGGCCGTGGAAAGCATGCCGGCCAAGCGCCGTTCGGTGGTCATCAGCGGCGCCGGCGACCGCCGCGACGAAGACATTCGCCAGCAGACGGAAATCCTCGGCGCCGCCTTCGACGACGTGCTGCTGTACCAGGACCAGTGCCAGCGCGGCCGCGCCGACGGCGAAGTCGTGGCACTGCTGCGCCAGGGCTTGAACGGCGCCAAGCGCACCAGCCATATCGATGAAATCAACGGCGAATTCGTCGCCATCGACAAGGCCCTGGCGCGCTTGAACGAAGGCGATCTGTGCCTGATCCTGATCGACCAGGTGGAAGAAGCGCTGGCGCACATCGCCAAGCGCGTCGCCGAAGCGTAA